Proteins from a genomic interval of Lelliottia amnigena:
- the tpiA gene encoding triosephosphate isomerase yields MRHPLVMGNWKLNGSRHMVNELIANLRTELAGVTGCAVAIAPPDIYLDLAKHAADGSHIVLGAQNVDVNLSGAFTGETSAEMLKDIGAKYIIIGHSERRTYHKESDEFIAKKFAVLKEQGLIPVLCIGETEAENEAGKTEEVCARQIDAVLKTQGASAFEGVVIAYEPVWAIGTGKSATPAQAQAVHKFIRDHIAKADAKVAEQVIIQYGGSVNAANAAELFTQPDIDGALVGGASLKADAFAVIVKAAEAAKQA; encoded by the coding sequence ATGCGACATCCTTTAGTGATGGGTAACTGGAAACTGAACGGCAGCCGCCATATGGTAAACGAGCTGATCGCGAACCTGCGTACAGAGCTGGCTGGCGTGACGGGCTGTGCTGTAGCGATCGCTCCACCAGACATTTATCTGGATCTGGCTAAACACGCTGCTGACGGCAGCCACATCGTTCTGGGTGCACAGAACGTTGACGTTAACCTGTCTGGTGCATTCACCGGTGAAACCTCCGCTGAAATGCTGAAAGATATCGGCGCAAAATACATCATCATCGGCCACTCTGAGCGTCGTACTTATCACAAAGAGTCTGACGAGTTCATCGCGAAGAAATTCGCTGTGCTGAAAGAGCAGGGTCTGATTCCAGTTCTGTGCATCGGTGAAACCGAAGCAGAAAACGAAGCAGGCAAAACCGAAGAAGTGTGCGCACGTCAGATCGACGCTGTGCTGAAAACCCAGGGCGCAAGCGCGTTCGAAGGCGTAGTTATCGCTTACGAACCTGTATGGGCAATCGGTACTGGCAAATCAGCAACCCCTGCGCAGGCACAGGCTGTTCACAAATTTATCCGTGACCACATTGCTAAAGCCGACGCGAAAGTCGCTGAGCAAGTGATCATTCAGTACGGCGGTTCCGTTAACGCGGCAAACGCTGCTGAGCTGTTCACCCAGCCGGACATCGACGGCGCGCTGGTTGGCGGTGCATCCCTGAAAGCTGACGCTTTCGCGGTGATCGTTAAAGCAGCAGAAGCCGCTAAACAGGCTTAA
- the pfkA gene encoding 6-phosphofructokinase: protein MIKKIGVLTSGGDAPGMNAAIRGVVRAALTEGLEIFGVYDGYLGLYEDRMVQLDRYSVSDMINRGGTFLGSARFPEFREEHIRQVAIENMKKRGLDALVVIGGDGSYMGAKRLTEMGFPCIGLPGTIDNDIKGTDYTIGFFTALGTVVEAIDRLRDTSSSHQRISIVEVMGRYCGDLTLAAAIAGGCEFIVVPEVEFSREDLVNEIKAGIAKGKKHAIVAITEHICDVDELAKYIETETKRETRATVLGHIQRGGSPGPYDRILASRMGAYAIDLLLQGHGGRCVGIQNEKLVHHDIVDAIESMKRPFKGDWLDCAKKLY, encoded by the coding sequence ATGATTAAGAAAATCGGTGTGTTGACAAGCGGCGGTGATGCCCCAGGCATGAACGCGGCAATTCGTGGTGTTGTGCGTGCAGCGTTGACGGAAGGTCTGGAAATTTTTGGCGTTTATGACGGTTATCTGGGTCTGTATGAAGACCGTATGGTCCAGCTCGATCGCTACAGCGTATCTGACATGATTAACCGTGGCGGCACCTTCCTGGGTTCCGCGCGCTTCCCGGAATTCCGCGAAGAGCACATCCGTCAGGTGGCTATCGAAAACATGAAAAAACGCGGCCTGGACGCGTTAGTGGTTATCGGCGGTGACGGTTCTTATATGGGCGCCAAACGCCTGACTGAAATGGGTTTCCCATGTATCGGTCTGCCGGGCACTATCGATAACGACATCAAAGGCACCGACTACACCATCGGCTTCTTCACGGCCCTCGGGACGGTTGTTGAAGCGATTGACCGTCTGCGTGACACCTCTTCTTCTCACCAGCGTATTTCCATCGTTGAAGTGATGGGCCGTTACTGCGGGGACCTGACGCTGGCTGCGGCCATTGCTGGCGGCTGCGAGTTCATCGTAGTGCCTGAAGTCGAGTTCAGCCGTGAAGACCTGGTCAACGAAATCAAAGCCGGTATCGCGAAAGGCAAAAAACACGCCATCGTCGCGATCACTGAACACATCTGTGATGTGGACGAGCTGGCAAAATACATCGAAACCGAAACCAAGCGCGAAACGCGTGCCACGGTTCTGGGTCACATCCAGCGCGGCGGTTCCCCGGGTCCTTACGACCGTATTCTGGCCTCCCGCATGGGCGCATACGCTATCGACCTGCTGCTGCAGGGTCATGGCGGCCGTTGCGTCGGTATTCAGAACGAAAAACTGGTTCACCATGACATCGTTGACGCGATCGAAAGCATGAAGCGTCCGTTCAAAGGTGACTGGCTGGACTGCGCGAAAAAACTGTATTGA
- the sbp gene encoding sulfate-binding protein, producing MNKWGVGLTLLLASTSVLAKDIQLLNVSYDPTRELYDQYNKAFAAHYKQETGDNVVIRQSHGGSGKQATSVINGIEADVVTLALAYDVDAIAERGRIDKNWIKRLPDNSAPYTSTIVFLVRKGNPKQIHDWNDLIKPGVSVITPNPKSSGGARWNYLAAWGYALHHNNGDQAKAQDFVKSLFKNVEVLDSGARGATNTFVERGIGDVLIAWENEALLATHELDKDKFEIVTPSESILAEPTVSIVDKVVEKKDTKTVAEAYLKYLYSPEGQEIAAKNFYRPRDPDVAKKYDSAFPKLKLFTIDEEFGGWAKAQKEHFSNGGTFDQISKR from the coding sequence ATGAACAAATGGGGCGTGGGATTAACGTTATTGCTGGCATCGACCAGCGTTCTGGCAAAAGACATCCAGTTACTGAACGTGTCGTACGATCCGACGCGTGAGCTTTACGATCAATACAACAAAGCGTTCGCGGCGCATTACAAGCAAGAGACCGGCGATAACGTGGTGATTCGCCAGTCGCATGGCGGCTCCGGAAAACAGGCTACGTCCGTCATTAACGGTATTGAAGCTGATGTGGTCACCCTGGCGCTGGCCTACGATGTAGACGCCATCGCTGAGCGTGGTCGTATTGATAAAAACTGGATTAAACGTCTGCCGGACAACTCTGCGCCGTATACCTCCACCATCGTTTTCCTGGTACGTAAAGGTAATCCCAAACAGATTCATGACTGGAACGATCTGATTAAACCCGGCGTTTCCGTGATCACCCCCAACCCGAAAAGCTCCGGTGGCGCACGCTGGAACTACCTGGCGGCCTGGGGCTACGCGCTGCATCACAACAACGGTGATCAGGCTAAAGCACAGGATTTCGTTAAATCCCTGTTCAAAAATGTCGAAGTGCTGGATTCCGGCGCGCGCGGCGCAACCAATACCTTCGTAGAACGCGGCATTGGCGATGTGCTGATTGCATGGGAAAACGAAGCGCTGCTGGCAACCCATGAACTGGATAAAGATAAGTTCGAAATTGTCACCCCGAGCGAATCTATTCTGGCGGAACCAACCGTTTCTATCGTCGATAAAGTGGTTGAGAAAAAAGACACCAAAACGGTGGCCGAAGCCTATCTGAAGTACCTGTACTCTCCAGAAGGCCAGGAAATCGCGGCGAAAAACTTCTATCGCCCACGTGACCCGGACGTAGCGAAGAAATATGACAGCGCGTTCCCGAAACTGAAGCTGTTCACCATTGATGAAGAGTTCGGCGGCTGGGCGAAAGCACAGAAAGAGCACTTCTCTAACGGCGGCACCTTCGACCAGATCAGCAAACGCTAA
- the fpr gene encoding ferredoxin-NADP reductase, with product MADWVTGKVTKVTFWTDALFSITVHAPIHPFTAGQFAKLGLEIDGERVQRAYSYVNAPDNPDLEFYLVTVPDGKLSPRLAALQPGDDILMVSEAAGFFVLEEIPDCDTLWMLATGTAIGPYLSILQYGKDLERFKNIVLVHAARYAADLSYLPLMQELEKRYEGKLKIQTVVSRETVDGALTGRVPALIESGELESAVGLQMNAETSHVMLCGNPQMVRDTQQLLKDSRQMTKHLRRRPGHMTAEHYW from the coding sequence ATGGCGGACTGGGTAACAGGTAAAGTCACAAAAGTAACGTTCTGGACCGATGCACTTTTTAGTATCACCGTTCATGCCCCCATCCATCCGTTCACGGCCGGGCAATTTGCCAAGCTGGGGCTGGAAATTGACGGTGAACGCGTGCAACGCGCCTATTCCTACGTCAATGCGCCGGATAATCCGGATCTCGAGTTTTATCTGGTGACCGTCCCTGACGGCAAACTCAGCCCACGCCTGGCAGCGCTCCAGCCCGGTGATGACATTCTGATGGTCAGCGAAGCCGCCGGTTTCTTTGTGCTGGAAGAGATCCCCGACTGCGACACCTTGTGGATGCTGGCAACCGGTACAGCCATCGGCCCTTATCTCTCGATTTTGCAATACGGGAAGGATCTGGAGCGATTCAAAAATATCGTTCTGGTTCATGCCGCACGCTATGCCGCCGATCTGAGCTATCTGCCGCTGATGCAGGAGCTTGAAAAACGCTACGAAGGGAAGTTGAAAATCCAGACGGTGGTGAGCCGTGAAACCGTGGATGGTGCGCTTACCGGACGCGTTCCGGCGCTGATTGAAAGTGGCGAACTTGAATCCGCCGTGGGTTTACAGATGAATGCTGAAACCAGCCATGTGATGCTGTGCGGCAACCCGCAGATGGTACGTGATACTCAGCAGTTGCTGAAAGATTCCCGGCAGATGACCAAACATTTGCGCCGCCGACCGGGCCATATGACTGCTGAACACTACTGGTAA
- the cdh gene encoding CDP-diacylglycerol pyrophosphatase, with translation MKKLIVLVLVVSVAVAGGWFWMKSGNPDALRHIVLEQCLVNQQQHRNPAPCAQVKPDAGYVVFKDRNGPLQYLLMPTYRINGTESPLLTEPQTPNFFWLAWQSRNFMSMKRGVEVPDSAISLTINSPTGRTQNHFHIHISCLGADVREKLDANQGQISTQWLPFPGGLEGHEYLARRVTEAELVKHSPFMMLAQELPEAREHMGRFAMAMAQQSDGSFVLLATERNLLVLNRASAEELQDHQCDILN, from the coding sequence ATGAAAAAACTTATCGTACTGGTACTGGTGGTCAGCGTGGCTGTCGCGGGCGGCTGGTTCTGGATGAAGTCCGGTAATCCTGACGCATTGCGCCATATCGTTCTCGAACAGTGTCTTGTGAATCAGCAGCAGCACCGCAATCCCGCGCCGTGCGCGCAGGTTAAACCGGATGCCGGTTACGTCGTGTTTAAAGATCGCAACGGGCCGCTGCAATACCTGCTGATGCCAACTTACCGTATCAACGGCACCGAAAGCCCGCTGCTGACCGAGCCGCAGACGCCGAATTTCTTCTGGCTGGCGTGGCAGTCGCGCAACTTTATGAGCATGAAGCGCGGTGTGGAAGTGCCGGATAGCGCCATCTCGCTCACGATCAATTCGCCAACCGGGCGCACGCAAAATCATTTTCATATTCACATTTCCTGCCTGGGTGCCGATGTGCGCGAAAAGCTGGACGCGAATCAGGGACAAATTAGCACGCAGTGGCTGCCGTTTCCTGGCGGCCTGGAGGGGCATGAGTATCTTGCGCGACGGGTGACGGAAGCCGAGCTGGTAAAACACAGCCCGTTTATGATGCTGGCGCAAGAACTGCCGGAAGCGCGTGAGCACATGGGGCGGTTTGCCATGGCGATGGCGCAGCAGTCCGACGGTTCGTTTGTGCTGCTGGCGACCGAGCGAAATTTACTGGTGCTTAACCGCGCATCTGCTGAGGAATTACAGGATCATCAATGCGATATCCTGAATTGA
- the cpxP gene encoding repressor CpxP, protein MRKVTAAVMASTLAFSALSQAAGVITGVNGSSAEGITQHSGQSHMFDGINLTEHQRQQMRDLMHRARHDQPPVNVSEIETMHSLVTAENFDESAVRAQAQKMAQEQVARQVEMARVRNQMFHLLSPEQQAVLNEKHQQRMDELREVARMQQSAEMTFFSSNTRSNQ, encoded by the coding sequence ATGCGCAAAGTTACCGCTGCCGTCATGGCCTCAACGCTGGCGTTTAGTGCTTTAAGCCAGGCTGCTGGAGTCATCACCGGCGTTAACGGGTCCTCAGCTGAGGGCATTACGCAGCACAGTGGCCAGAGCCATATGTTTGACGGCATAAATTTAACTGAACACCAGCGTCAACAGATGCGAGATCTGATGCACAGGGCAAGACACGATCAGCCCCCTGTTAATGTTAGCGAAATAGAGACAATGCATAGCCTTGTCACTGCAGAAAATTTTGACGAAAGCGCTGTACGCGCTCAGGCACAAAAGATGGCACAGGAACAAGTGGCCCGCCAGGTCGAGATGGCCAGGGTTCGCAACCAAATGTTCCACCTGCTATCGCCCGAGCAGCAAGCGGTTTTGAACGAGAAACATCAGCAACGAATGGATGAGTTGCGTGAGGTTGCCCGGATGCAACAAAGCGCTGAGATGACGTTTTTCAGTAGCAATACCCGTAGTAACCAGTAG
- the glpK gene encoding Glycerol kinase: protein MTDKKYIVALDQGTTSSRAVVMDHDANIVSVSQREFEQIYPKPGWVEHDPMEIWATQSSTLVEVLAKADISSDEIAAIGITNQRETAIVWERETGKPIYNAIVWQCRRTAEICEKLKRDGMEDYIRSTTGLVVDPYFSGTKVKWILDHVEGSRERAKRGELLFGTVDTWLIWKMTQGRVHVTDYTNASRTMLFNIHELDWDDKMLEALDIPRAMLPEVRKSSEVYGQTNIGGKGGTRIPISGIAGDQQAALFGQLCVKEGMAKNTYGTGCFMLMNTGEKAVKSENGLLTTIACGPRGEVNYALEGAVFMAGASIQWLRDEMKLISDAFDSEYFATKVKDTNGVYVVPAFTGLGAPYWDPYARGAIFGLTRGVNSNHIIRATLESIAYQTRDVLEAMQADSGIRLHALRVDGGAVANNFLMQFQSDILGTRVERPEVREVTALGAAYLAGLAVGFWQNLDELQEKAVIEREFRPGIETTERNYRYSGWKKAVKRALAWEEHEE, encoded by the coding sequence ATGACCGACAAAAAATATATCGTTGCGCTCGACCAGGGCACTACCAGCTCCCGCGCTGTCGTAATGGATCATGACGCGAATATCGTCAGCGTGTCACAGCGCGAATTCGAACAAATCTATCCTAAGCCAGGCTGGGTAGAGCACGATCCGATGGAAATCTGGGCTACCCAAAGCTCAACGCTGGTCGAAGTGTTGGCGAAAGCCGACATCAGTTCCGATGAAATCGCGGCAATTGGTATCACCAACCAGCGTGAAACCGCGATTGTATGGGAACGTGAAACCGGCAAACCAATCTACAACGCCATCGTCTGGCAGTGCCGTCGTACGGCGGAAATCTGCGAGAAGCTCAAGCGCGACGGCATGGAAGATTACATCCGCAGCACCACCGGTCTGGTGGTGGATCCGTACTTCTCTGGCACCAAAGTGAAGTGGATTCTGGATCACGTTGAAGGCTCCCGCGAGCGTGCAAAACGCGGCGAACTCCTGTTCGGTACCGTTGATACCTGGCTCATCTGGAAGATGACTCAAGGGCGTGTGCACGTTACCGATTACACCAACGCCTCCCGTACCATGCTGTTCAACATCCACGAGCTGGACTGGGATGACAAAATGCTGGAAGCGCTGGACATCCCGCGCGCCATGCTGCCCGAAGTGCGTAAATCGTCAGAAGTGTACGGCCAGACCAACATCGGTGGTAAAGGCGGCACGCGTATTCCAATCTCCGGTATCGCCGGTGACCAGCAGGCAGCGCTATTTGGCCAGCTGTGCGTGAAAGAAGGGATGGCGAAAAACACCTACGGTACCGGCTGCTTTATGCTGATGAACACTGGCGAGAAAGCGGTGAAATCAGAAAACGGCCTGCTGACCACCATCGCCTGTGGCCCACGCGGCGAAGTGAACTATGCGCTGGAAGGTGCGGTATTCATGGCCGGTGCATCCATTCAGTGGCTGCGCGACGAAATGAAGCTCATCAGCGATGCGTTCGATTCCGAATATTTCGCCACCAAAGTGAAAGACACCAACGGTGTGTACGTGGTACCTGCATTCACAGGCCTGGGCGCGCCATATTGGGACCCGTATGCGCGCGGCGCGATTTTCGGCCTGACCCGTGGGGTGAACTCGAACCACATCATCCGCGCGACGCTGGAATCTATCGCCTACCAGACGCGTGACGTGCTGGAAGCGATGCAAGCCGACTCCGGCATTCGTCTGCACGCTCTACGCGTGGACGGCGGTGCGGTGGCGAACAACTTCCTGATGCAGTTCCAGTCTGACATTCTGGGCACCCGCGTTGAGCGCCCAGAAGTGCGCGAAGTCACCGCGTTGGGTGCCGCGTATCTGGCTGGTCTGGCGGTTGGCTTCTGGCAGAATCTGGATGAGCTGCAGGAAAAAGCGGTCATTGAGCGTGAATTCCGTCCGGGTATCGAGACGACCGAGCGTAACTATCGCTACAGCGGCTGGAAAAAAGCGGTGAAACGCGCACTGGCGTGGGAAGAGCACGAAGAGTGA
- the glpX gene encoding Fructose-1,6-bisphosphatase class 2, with product MKRELAIEFSRVTEAAALAGYKWLGRGDKNIADGAAVHAMRIMLNQVNIDGTIVIGEGEIDEAPMLFIGEKVGTGNGDAVDIAVDPIEGTRMTAMGQANALAVLAVGDKGCFLNAPDMYMEKLIVGPGAKGAIDLNLPLADNLRNVAAALNKPLSELTVTILAKPRHDVTIAHMQQLGVRVFAIPDGDVAASILTCMPDSEVDVLYGIGGAPEGVVSAAVIRALDGDMQGRLLARHDVKGDSEENRRIGEQELARCKAMGIEANKVLSLDDMARSDNVIFSATGITKGDLLDGITRKGNMATTETLLIRGKSRTIRRIQSIHYLDRKDPNVQTHIL from the coding sequence ATGAAACGTGAACTTGCCATCGAATTCTCCCGCGTCACCGAAGCCGCCGCCCTCGCAGGCTATAAGTGGTTAGGCCGGGGCGACAAAAATATTGCTGACGGCGCGGCCGTTCACGCGATGCGCATTATGCTCAATCAGGTCAACATTGACGGGACCATTGTCATCGGCGAAGGCGAGATCGACGAAGCGCCAATGCTGTTCATCGGTGAGAAAGTGGGCACCGGTAACGGTGACGCGGTAGATATCGCCGTCGACCCGATTGAAGGCACGCGCATGACGGCGATGGGCCAGGCGAACGCGCTGGCGGTGCTGGCGGTCGGCGATAAAGGCTGCTTCCTCAACGCGCCTGATATGTACATGGAAAAACTGATTGTCGGTCCTGGCGCGAAAGGCGCTATCGATCTCAATCTGCCTCTGGCGGATAACCTGCGCAATGTCGCGGCCGCGCTGAATAAACCGCTCAGTGAACTGACCGTCACTATTCTCGCCAAACCGCGCCATGACGTCACCATTGCGCATATGCAGCAGCTGGGCGTGCGTGTTTTTGCCATTCCGGATGGCGACGTCGCGGCGTCTATTTTGACCTGTATGCCAGATAGCGAAGTCGACGTGCTGTACGGCATTGGCGGCGCGCCGGAGGGCGTGGTGTCCGCTGCGGTGATCCGCGCGCTAGATGGTGATATGCAGGGCCGCCTGTTGGCGCGTCATGACGTGAAAGGTGACAGCGAAGAGAACCGTCGCATCGGTGAACAGGAGCTGGCGCGCTGCAAAGCGATGGGCATTGAAGCGAATAAAGTGCTGTCACTGGATGACATGGCGCGCAGCGATAACGTGATCTTCTCGGCAACGGGCATCACTAAAGGCGATCTGCTGGACGGCATCACCCGCAAGGGCAATATGGCCACCACCGAAACGCTGTTGATTCGCGGAAAATCACGCACCATTCGTCGTATTCAGTCGATTCACTATTTGGATCGCAAAGACCCGAATGTTCAAACTCACATCCTGTAA
- the yiiR gene encoding protein YiiR, with translation MTIQQWLFSFKGRIGRRDFWIWIVTWIVAMLVLFGLAYSNWLGTQTAAFALVCLLWPTASVIVKRLHDRGRSGLWALLVPLAWMLVAGNWAILPSVLPWVVGKLIPTVIFVMTLIDLGAFVGTQSENKYGKDTLEVNFR, from the coding sequence ATGACCATACAGCAGTGGCTGTTTTCATTCAAAGGGCGTATTGGACGCCGTGATTTCTGGATTTGGATCGTGACGTGGATTGTCGCGATGCTGGTGCTTTTCGGCCTGGCGTACAGCAACTGGTTGGGCACCCAAACGGCGGCTTTTGCACTCGTATGTCTGCTGTGGCCAACGGCTTCAGTCATCGTTAAACGTCTGCATGACAGGGGCCGTTCCGGTTTGTGGGCGCTGCTGGTTCCACTGGCGTGGATGCTGGTGGCGGGCAACTGGGCAATACTGCCGTCGGTACTGCCCTGGGTGGTTGGGAAACTCATTCCGACGGTGATTTTTGTGATGACCCTTATCGATCTGGGCGCATTTGTGGGCACCCAGAGCGAGAATAAATACGGCAAGGACACCCTGGAAGTGAATTTCCGCTAA
- the ttdT_2 gene encoding sodium/sulfate symporter, whose protein sequence is MSLWFTHPLFLPSVIVGITIVLWATSLLPEFITALLFFTAAMIAKIAPADVIFGGFASSAFWLVFSGFVLGVAIRKTGLADRAARALSAKLTDSWVLMVASVVLLSYALAFVMPSNMGRIALLMPIVAAMAKRASIADGSRAWFGLALAVGFGTFQLSATILPANVPNLVMSGAAEGSYGIHLNYVPYLLLHTPVLGILKGLILIGLICWLFPGSPKHPQEVSAPEPMGRDEKRLAWLLAVVLVMWVTEGWHGIGPAWTGLAASLVVMLPRIGFITGEEFSAGVNMRTCIYVAGILGLAITVTQTGIGSAVGEALLRLMPLDADKPFTSFLALTGITTALNFIMTANGVPALYTTLAQSFSDATGFPLLSVIMIQVLGYSTPLLPYQASPIVVAMGLGKVPAKAGMMLCLALAVATWLVLLPLDYVWFSVLGKL, encoded by the coding sequence ATGTCGCTCTGGTTTACTCACCCTCTTTTTCTGCCCTCGGTCATTGTTGGCATCACTATCGTGCTGTGGGCGACCTCGCTCCTGCCGGAATTTATCACCGCGCTGCTGTTCTTTACGGCGGCGATGATCGCCAAAATTGCCCCAGCGGATGTCATTTTTGGGGGCTTTGCATCATCGGCCTTCTGGCTTGTCTTTAGCGGATTTGTACTCGGCGTGGCGATTCGCAAAACTGGCCTGGCGGACAGGGCGGCGCGAGCGCTATCGGCAAAATTGACCGATTCGTGGGTGTTGATGGTGGCAAGCGTGGTGCTGCTGAGTTATGCCCTGGCATTCGTGATGCCGTCGAACATGGGCCGTATCGCGCTTCTGATGCCGATTGTGGCGGCGATGGCGAAACGGGCCAGCATCGCGGACGGCTCGCGTGCGTGGTTTGGTCTGGCGCTGGCGGTGGGTTTTGGCACGTTCCAGCTTTCTGCAACCATTCTACCCGCTAACGTGCCCAATCTGGTGATGAGCGGCGCGGCAGAAGGTTCATACGGCATCCACCTGAACTACGTGCCTTATCTGCTGCTGCATACGCCGGTGCTCGGCATTCTGAAGGGGCTGATTCTGATTGGGCTGATCTGCTGGCTGTTTCCCGGTTCACCCAAACATCCGCAGGAGGTTTCTGCCCCGGAACCGATGGGGCGCGATGAGAAGCGGCTCGCCTGGCTTCTGGCGGTGGTGCTGGTGATGTGGGTGACGGAGGGCTGGCACGGGATTGGCCCTGCGTGGACCGGGCTGGCGGCATCGCTGGTGGTGATGCTCCCGCGCATCGGTTTTATTACCGGCGAGGAGTTTTCGGCGGGCGTGAATATGCGCACCTGCATCTACGTGGCGGGCATTTTGGGGCTGGCCATCACCGTCACGCAGACGGGAATAGGGAGCGCTGTAGGTGAAGCGCTGCTTCGTCTGATGCCGCTGGACGCAGATAAACCGTTTACCAGTTTTCTGGCGCTTACGGGGATCACCACAGCGCTTAACTTCATCATGACCGCCAACGGTGTTCCGGCGTTGTACACCACGCTGGCGCAGAGTTTTTCCGATGCGACCGGTTTCCCGCTGCTCTCGGTGATTATGATTCAGGTGTTGGGTTATTCCACGCCGCTGTTGCCGTATCAGGCGTCGCCGATTGTGGTGGCGATGGGGCTCGGGAAAGTGCCTGCAAAGGCGGGAATGATGCTGTGTCTGGCGCTGGCAGTGGCGACCTGGCTGGTCCTGCTACCGCTCGATTATGTGTGGTTCAGCGTGCTGGGGAAATTATAG
- the fieF gene encoding cation-efflux pump fieF, giving the protein MNHSYGRLVSRAAIAATVMASCLLIIKIFAWWYTGSVSILAALVDSLVDIAASLTNLLVVRYSLQPADDEHTFGHGKAESLAALAQSMFISGSALFLFLTGIQNLISPVPMKDPGVGVVVTVIALISTIVLVTFQRWVVRKTQSQAVRADMLHYQSDVMMNGAILVALGLAWYGWHRADALFALGIGIYILYSALHMGYEAVQSLLDRALPDAERADIFNIVTTWPGVSGAHDLRTRQSGPTRFIQIHLEMEDNLPLVQAHVIAEQVEQAILQRFPGSDVIIHQDPCSVVPGHLSFRNSL; this is encoded by the coding sequence ATGAATCATTCTTATGGCCGGCTGGTGAGCCGCGCCGCAATCGCCGCGACGGTTATGGCGTCGTGTTTGCTCATCATCAAAATCTTTGCATGGTGGTATACCGGCTCGGTCAGTATTCTGGCGGCGCTGGTGGATTCCCTCGTCGATATCGCCGCGTCGTTAACCAATCTGCTGGTGGTGCGCTACTCGTTGCAACCCGCGGATGATGAACACACTTTCGGCCACGGCAAAGCGGAATCACTCGCCGCGCTGGCGCAAAGTATGTTTATTTCTGGTTCTGCGTTATTTCTCTTTTTAACCGGTATTCAGAATTTGATATCACCCGTTCCGATGAAAGATCCGGGTGTTGGCGTGGTCGTCACGGTAATAGCACTTATTAGCACAATTGTTCTGGTAACGTTCCAACGCTGGGTTGTTCGCAAAACCCAAAGTCAGGCGGTACGGGCGGATATGCTTCATTATCAGTCTGATGTTATGATGAATGGTGCGATTCTTGTTGCGCTCGGACTCGCATGGTATGGATGGCATCGTGCCGACGCGTTATTTGCGTTAGGGATTGGGATCTATATTTTATACAGCGCCTTACATATGGGTTATGAAGCTGTGCAATCGCTTCTTGACCGCGCGCTTCCCGATGCAGAACGAGCAGACATCTTTAATATCGTCACCACCTGGCCGGGCGTCAGTGGTGCTCACGATCTTCGTACGCGGCAGTCAGGGCCGACCCGCTTTATTCAGATTCATTTAGAAATGGAAGATAACCTGCCGCTGGTTCAGGCGCATGTGATTGCTGAGCAGGTTGAACAGGCGATTTTGCAGCGTTTCCCGGGTTCGGACGTCATTATTCACCAGGATCCCTGCTCGGTCGTACCAGGACATTTGAGCTTTCGTAATTCGTTGTAA
- a CDS encoding Protein of uncharacterised function (DUF1454)., with the protein MKRWTHPILLCLTMLIASFSLLANDASPPATAPYLLQGAPSFDQSISQFRETFNKDNPTLALGEFRAIDGAKDTPTLTRAASKINENLYASTALERGTLKIKSMQITWLPIQGPEQKAAKAKALEYMSAILRAFTPILTKVQSQQKLQKLLTAGKNKRYYAETDGAIRYVVADHGEKGLTFAVEPIKLALSDTLGGAN; encoded by the coding sequence ATGAAAAGATGGACTCACCCGATTCTGCTGTGTTTAACGATGCTTATCGCCAGCTTTTCCCTGCTCGCCAATGACGCTTCTCCGCCTGCGACTGCGCCGTATCTTCTGCAAGGCGCGCCGTCGTTCGATCAATCGATCAGTCAGTTTCGTGAAACGTTCAACAAAGATAATCCCACGCTGGCGCTGGGTGAATTTCGCGCGATAGACGGCGCAAAAGACACGCCAACCCTGACGCGTGCAGCGAGTAAAATTAACGAAAATCTGTACGCCTCGACCGCACTTGAGCGCGGCACGTTAAAAATCAAAAGTATGCAAATCACCTGGTTGCCGATTCAAGGCCCGGAACAGAAAGCGGCCAAAGCCAAAGCGTTGGAGTACATGAGCGCCATTTTGCGCGCCTTTACCCCGATTTTGACCAAAGTGCAAAGCCAGCAAAAGCTGCAAAAATTGCTAACCGCCGGTAAAAATAAACGTTACTACGCCGAAACAGACGGCGCGATCCGCTATGTGGTCGCAGATCACGGCGAAAAGGGGCTGACCTTCGCCGTTGAACCGATTAAGCTGGCGCTATCTGACACACTCGGAGGGGCGAATTAA